Proteins from a genomic interval of Zingiber officinale cultivar Zhangliang chromosome 1B, Zo_v1.1, whole genome shotgun sequence:
- the LOC121989275 gene encoding probable glutathione S-transferase DHAR2, chloroplastic — protein MATLSPAAFFSRSSSLFSSSAAAALIHSSVSLKSNPTSSRRLARVMSVRASTSPDSPLEVCAKASVTVPNRLGDCPFTQRVLLTLEEKHLPYDIKLVDLAKKPDWFLQVSPEGKVPVIKLDDKWVADSDIIAKSLEEKYPVPSLETPPEKALAGLKIFSTFIGFLKSKDPTDGTEQALLDELTSFNEYLKENGPFVNGDNISAADLSLGPKLFHMEIALGHYKNWSVPESLNYVTTYMKLIFSKDSFVKTRALPEDVIAGWRPKVFV, from the exons ATGGCAACCCTCTCTCCCGCGGCCTTCTTCTCCCGCTCTTCTTCCCTATTCTCTTCCTCCGCTGCCGCGGCTCTCATCCACTCCTCTGTCTCCTTAAAGTCGAACCCAACCTCCTCACGGCGCCTCGCCCGTGTGATGTCTGTCCGCGCCTCAACCTCGCCGGATTCGCCACTTGAGGTCTGCGCAAAGGCATCCGTCACCGTGCCCAATCGGCTCGGCGATT GTCCTTTCACGCAAAGGGTACTTTTGACCCTCGAAGAGAAGCATCTACCTTATGATATAAAGTTGGTAGACTTGGCAAAGAAGCCAGATTG GTTTTTACAAGTAAGCCCGGAAGGAAAAGTTCCTGTCATAAAGCTTGATGATAAGTGGGTTGCTGATTCAGACATTATCGCAAAGTCATTGGAAGAGAAGTATCCTGTTCCATCCCTTGAGACTCCTCCAGAGAAGGCATTAGC TGGTTTAAAGATCTTCTCAACCTTTATTGGTTTCTTAAAAAGCAAAGATCCTACTGATGGCACAGAGCAGGCCTTGCTTGATGAGCTGACTTCTTTTAATGAGTATTTAAAGGAAAAT GGTCCATTTGTGAATGGTGACAATATATCTGCTGCTGATCTGTCACTTGGGCCTAAGCTTTTTCACATGGAAATTGCTCTCGGTCACTACAAGAATTGGTCAGTTCCAGAATCACTCAACTATGTCACTACATACATGAAG TTAATTTTCTCCAAGGATTCTTTCGTGAAGACTAGAGCACTTCCAGAGGACGTGATTGCTGGATGGCGTCCCAAAGTATTCGTTTAA
- the LOC121989290 gene encoding heat stress transcription factor B-1-like isoform X2, with the protein MMEDDDPISCDVLVQGHMKKKGGGGGPAPFLVKTHRMVEDEATDEVISWGAKGTSFVVWNPGEFARALLPVSFKHSNFSSFVRQLNTYGFRKVVPDKWEFANDNFRRGEERLLCHIRRRKAKYHKSSARLRPTLSTSHEVHSSSSASSFPPPDRRDHLLELAGENEKLRSDNYILSSELAGAKSQCRQMLGCLSGFVDLSQLDFSALIQQNSTETEDHKSKAAAGKEGLKLFGKFLERGRSEEGVDVRETGVGERSMKTGFGSPWIGVSATVQHAGGKVCN; encoded by the exons ATGATGGAGGATGATGATCCGATATCGTGTGATGTTTTAGTTCAAGGACACATGAAGAAGAAGGGAGGCGGCGGAGGGCCGGCGCCGTTCTTGGTGAAGACGCACCGGATGGTGGAGGACGAGGCGACGGACGAGGTGATCTCGTGGGGGGCGAAGGGGACGTCGTTCGTGGTGTGGAATCCGGGGGAGTTCGCCAGAGCACTGCTGCCCGTCAGCTTCAAGCACAGCAACTTCTCCAGCTTCGTCCGGCAGCTCAACACATAC GGTTTCCGTAAGGTGGTGCCGGATAAGTGGGAGTTCGCAAACGACAACTtccggagaggagaggagaggctcCTCTGCCACATCCGCCGGCGAAAGGCTAAATATCACAAAAGCAGCGCCCGCCTTCGTCCTACCTTATCAACCTCCCACGAAGTCCACAGCTCCTCTTCTGCCTCCTCGTTTCCGCCACCTGATCGTCGCGATCACCTTCTGGAGCTCGCCGGCGAGAACGAGAAGCTAAGGAGCGACAACTACATCCTCAGCTCCGAGCTCGCCGGGGCCAAGAGCCAGTGCCGCCAGATGCTCGGCTGCCTCTCCGGCTTCGTGGACTTGAGCCAACTCGACTTCAGTGCTCTGATACAGCAAAATTCTACAGAAACAGAGGATCATAAGAGTAAAGCGGCAGCAGGAAAAGAAGGGCTCAAGCTTTTTGGGAAGTTCCTGGAGAGAGGAAGGAGCGAGGAGGGAGTTGATGTGCGTGAGACTGGCGTCGGTGAGCGGTCCATGAAGACGGGCTTTGGCTCGCCGTGGATAGGGGTGTCGGCCACGGTTCAACACGCCGGCGGCAAGGTCTGCAACTGA
- the LOC121989269 gene encoding aspartic proteinase nepenthesin-1-like, which produces MGMGAVQVFFLLQLWALIDMALCSSLSGLRVELTHVDSNGNFSKFELLQRAALRSSHRVARLTSADGGSGAVVKATDAGSGQVQASVHAGSGEFLMDLAIGTPSLAYSAILDTGSDLIWTQCKPCVRCFSQPSAVFDPSISSTYKKLPCTGELCHALPTSRCAAAFDCKYLYTYGDSSSTQGVLASETFELGSDAKPTAVPGVAFGCGDTNVGNGFSQGAGIVGLGRGPLSLISQLGLGKFSYCLTSLDQSKKSPLLFGSLADLSASEGTAAVQSIPLLKNPQQPSFYYLPLKGITVGGTRLQIPSSAFVLQQDGTGGVIIDSGTSITYLEAAAYRQVKRAFLNQVQLRAADGSDVGLDVCFSLPAGASSVTVPKLTFNFDGADLDLPAENYLIADSSTGLLCLTIMGSRGLSIIGNFQQQNLHILYDLKQEILSFVPTQCDKL; this is translated from the exons ATGGGAATGGGAGCGGTCCAGGTGTTCTTCTTACTTCAGTTATGGGCGTTAATTGACATGGCTCTTTGTTCGTCGCTGAGCGGCCTCCGAGTGGAGCTCACTCACGTCGACTCCAATGGAAATTTCTCCAAGTTCGAGCTTCTACAACGAGCCGCGCTCCGCAGCAGTCACCGGGTCGCGAGGTTGACCTCCGCCGACGGCGGCAGCGGCGCGGTGGTGAAAGCCACCGATGCCGGAAGTGGCCAAGTGCAGGCGTCTGTCCACGCCGGCAGCGGCGAGTTCCTCATGGACCTCGCCATCGGCACGCCCAGCCTCGCCTACTCCGCCATCCTCGACACCGGCAGCGACCTCATTTGGACGCAGTGCAAGCCCTGCGTAAGGTGCTTCTCGCAGCCCTCCGCCGTCTTTGACCCCTCGATCTCCTCCACCTACAAGAAGCTCCCCTGCACCGGCGAACTCTGTCACGCCCTGCCCACCTCCCGCTGCGCCGCCGCCTTCGACTGCAAGTACCTGTACACCTATGGCGACTCCTCGTCGACGCAAGGCGTGCTCGCCAGCGAGACGTTTGAGTTAGGAAGCGACGCGAAGCCGACGGCAGTGCCCGGCGTCGCCTTCGGATGCGGCGACACCAATGTGGGGAACGGCTTCTCGCAG GGCGCCGGCATCGTGGGGCTCGGCCGCGGGCCGCTCTCGTTGATATCTCAGCtgggattgggcaagttctcctatTGCCTCACCTCCTTGGACCAATCCAAGAAGAGTCCTCTGTTATTTGGCTCCCTAGCTGATCTCAGCGCCAGCGAAGGGACGGCGGCCGTGCAATCGATCCCGTTGCTGAAGAACCCGCAACAGCCGTCCTTCTACTACCTCCCCCTCAAAGGTATCACTGTCGGCGGGACTCGCCTCCAGATCCCGAGCTCCGCCTTCGTACTCCAGCAAGACGGGACCGGCGGCGTGATCATCGACTCCGGCACCTCCATCACTTACTTGGAAGCGGCGGCGTATCGGCAGGTGAAGAGGGCCTTCCTGAACCAGGTGCAGCTGCGGGCGGCCGACGGCTCCGACGTGGGACTCGACGTCTGTTTCTCGCTGCCAGCGGGGGCGTCGTCGGTGACCGTGCCGAAGCTGACGTTCAATTTCGACGGCGCGGATCTGGATTTGCCGGCGGAGAACTACCTGATCGCGGACTCCAGCACGGGGTTGCTGTGCTTGACCATCATGGGATCGAGGGGCTTGTCGATCATCGGCAACTTCCAGCAACAGAACCTGCACATTCTCTACGATTTGAAGCAGGAGATCCTCTCATTCGTCCCTACGCAGTGTGATAAGCTCTGA
- the LOC121989281 gene encoding triacylglycerol lipase OBL1-like has protein sequence MDSEVDVFSNYLVLRPDKAGVSDLFRLLFSAKVCDNPSVDCPIGTEIDEAKRRWAIFISLLLQKILLFSSTPMARLGSAILFWLNLVADNNGFLSLLWNLFTGKLVFPEKNSSSYRSAVGLIDTRVELDKKIKPSDDKYHAALSIMAAKLAYENELCIKSIVKNNWKMEFLEFYNCWNDYEKQYSTQAFMLSDKTTAGTELIVVSFRGTDPFDTVQWITDVDFSWYEIPDVGKVHRGFMKALGLQPKLGWPKDPNQSDKTRTHAYYAIRDRLKQVLSQNDKAKFLVTGHSLGGALAILFAAILALHQEEWLLERLEGVHTFGQPRVGDKEFGEFVGRHLDETERRYFRYVYSNDIVPRVPYDDSALMFKHFGTCVYFSSLYRRKVVEEEPNKNYFSFQQVVPKYLNAGWELVRSFLIGYIEGPEYKEGWFLRSLRMLALVFPGLPPHAPQDYDNCTRLGMNTPLSVE, from the exons ATGGACTCCGAGGTGGATGTCTTCAGCAACTATCTGGTGCTGAGGCCAGACAAGGCCGGAGTTTCTGATCTTTTCCGTCTTCTGTTCTCGGCCAAAGTGTGCGATAACCCGTCGGTGGATTGCCCCATCGGCACCGAGATCGATGAGGCGAAGCGCCGGTGGGCCATCTTCATCTCCCTCCTGTTACAGAAGATCCTTCTCTTCTCCAGCACTCCGATGGCTCGGTTGGGCTCTGCAATCCTGTTCTGGCTAAATCTTGTCGCGGACAACAATGGCTTCCTCTCCCTCTTGTGGAATCTCTTCACAG GGAAACTGGTTTTTCCCGAAAAGAATTCTTCTTCATATAGATCGGCTGTTGGACTTATTGACACGAGAGTAGAATTGGACAAGAAGATTAAACCAAGTGATGACAAGTATCATGCAGCACTGTCTATAATGGCCGCAAAACTAGCTTATGAAAATGAACTCTGCATCAAAAGCATAGTCAAAAACAATTGGAAA ATGGAATTCTTGGAGTTCTACAATTGTTGGAATG ACTACGAGAAGCAGTACAGTACTCAGGCGTTCATGTTGAGCGACAAAACCACCGCCGGCACCGAGCTGATTGTTGTTTCCTTTCGCGGGACGGATCCGTTCGACACAGTTCAGTGGATCACGGACGTGGACTTCTCGTGGTACGAGATACCGGACGTCGGCAAGGTCCACAGAGGCTTCATGAAGGCCTTGGGGCTGCAACCGAAGCTTGGGTGGCCCAAGGATCCGAATCAAAGCGATAAAACGCGAACGCACGCATACTATGCCATAAGAGACAGACTCAAGCAAGTGTTGAGCCAGAACGACAAGGCAAAGTTCTTGGTCACAGGGCACAGCTTGGGGGGAGCACTTGCCATACTGTTCGCTGCCATCTTGGCGCTGCACCAGGAAGAGTGGCTGCTGGAGAGGCTTGAAGGAGTGCACACGTTCGGGCAGCCGAGGGTGGGAGACAAGGAGTTCGGGGAGTTTGTGGGGCGGCACTTGGACGAGACTGAGAGGAGGTACTTCAGGTATGTTTACAGCAACGACATCGTGCCCAGGGTGCCCTACGATGACTCTGCTCTCATGTTCAAGCACTTTGGGACATGCGTGTACTTCAGTAGTCTCTACAGAAGAAAG GTGGTGGAAGAGGAACCAAACAAGAACTATTTCTCGTTTCAGCAAGTCGTCCCCAAGTACTTAAACGCAGGGTGGGAGCTTGTGAGAAGCTTCTTAATTGGATATATTGAAGGGCCAGAATACAAGGAAGGATGGTTCTTAAGGTCTCTAAGGATGTTGGCACTGGTATTTCCTGGGCTACCGCCACACGCTCCTCAAGACTACGACAACTGCACAAGATTGGGGATGAACACACCTCTTTCAGTTGAATAG
- the LOC121989290 gene encoding heat stress transcription factor B-1-like isoform X3, translated as MKKKGGGGGPAPFLVKTHRMVEDEATDEVISWGAKGTSFVVWNPGEFARALLPVSFKHSNFSSFVRQLNTYQGFRKVVPDKWEFANDNFRRGEERLLCHIRRRKAKYHKSSARLRPTLSTSHEVHSSSSASSFPPPDRRDHLLELAGENEKLRSDNYILSSELAGAKSQCRQMLGCLSGFVDLSQLDFSALIQQNSTETEDHKSKAAAGKEGLKLFGKFLERGRSEEGVDVRETGVGERSMKTGFGSPWIGVSATVQHAGGKVCN; from the exons ATGAAGAAGAAGGGAGGCGGCGGAGGGCCGGCGCCGTTCTTGGTGAAGACGCACCGGATGGTGGAGGACGAGGCGACGGACGAGGTGATCTCGTGGGGGGCGAAGGGGACGTCGTTCGTGGTGTGGAATCCGGGGGAGTTCGCCAGAGCACTGCTGCCCGTCAGCTTCAAGCACAGCAACTTCTCCAGCTTCGTCCGGCAGCTCAACACATAC CAGGGTTTCCGTAAGGTGGTGCCGGATAAGTGGGAGTTCGCAAACGACAACTtccggagaggagaggagaggctcCTCTGCCACATCCGCCGGCGAAAGGCTAAATATCACAAAAGCAGCGCCCGCCTTCGTCCTACCTTATCAACCTCCCACGAAGTCCACAGCTCCTCTTCTGCCTCCTCGTTTCCGCCACCTGATCGTCGCGATCACCTTCTGGAGCTCGCCGGCGAGAACGAGAAGCTAAGGAGCGACAACTACATCCTCAGCTCCGAGCTCGCCGGGGCCAAGAGCCAGTGCCGCCAGATGCTCGGCTGCCTCTCCGGCTTCGTGGACTTGAGCCAACTCGACTTCAGTGCTCTGATACAGCAAAATTCTACAGAAACAGAGGATCATAAGAGTAAAGCGGCAGCAGGAAAAGAAGGGCTCAAGCTTTTTGGGAAGTTCCTGGAGAGAGGAAGGAGCGAGGAGGGAGTTGATGTGCGTGAGACTGGCGTCGGTGAGCGGTCCATGAAGACGGGCTTTGGCTCGCCGTGGATAGGGGTGTCGGCCACGGTTCAACACGCCGGCGGCAAGGTCTGCAACTGA
- the LOC121989290 gene encoding heat stress transcription factor B-1-like isoform X1 has product MMEDDDPISCDVLVQGHMKKKGGGGGPAPFLVKTHRMVEDEATDEVISWGAKGTSFVVWNPGEFARALLPVSFKHSNFSSFVRQLNTYQGFRKVVPDKWEFANDNFRRGEERLLCHIRRRKAKYHKSSARLRPTLSTSHEVHSSSSASSFPPPDRRDHLLELAGENEKLRSDNYILSSELAGAKSQCRQMLGCLSGFVDLSQLDFSALIQQNSTETEDHKSKAAAGKEGLKLFGKFLERGRSEEGVDVRETGVGERSMKTGFGSPWIGVSATVQHAGGKVCN; this is encoded by the exons ATGATGGAGGATGATGATCCGATATCGTGTGATGTTTTAGTTCAAGGACACATGAAGAAGAAGGGAGGCGGCGGAGGGCCGGCGCCGTTCTTGGTGAAGACGCACCGGATGGTGGAGGACGAGGCGACGGACGAGGTGATCTCGTGGGGGGCGAAGGGGACGTCGTTCGTGGTGTGGAATCCGGGGGAGTTCGCCAGAGCACTGCTGCCCGTCAGCTTCAAGCACAGCAACTTCTCCAGCTTCGTCCGGCAGCTCAACACATAC CAGGGTTTCCGTAAGGTGGTGCCGGATAAGTGGGAGTTCGCAAACGACAACTtccggagaggagaggagaggctcCTCTGCCACATCCGCCGGCGAAAGGCTAAATATCACAAAAGCAGCGCCCGCCTTCGTCCTACCTTATCAACCTCCCACGAAGTCCACAGCTCCTCTTCTGCCTCCTCGTTTCCGCCACCTGATCGTCGCGATCACCTTCTGGAGCTCGCCGGCGAGAACGAGAAGCTAAGGAGCGACAACTACATCCTCAGCTCCGAGCTCGCCGGGGCCAAGAGCCAGTGCCGCCAGATGCTCGGCTGCCTCTCCGGCTTCGTGGACTTGAGCCAACTCGACTTCAGTGCTCTGATACAGCAAAATTCTACAGAAACAGAGGATCATAAGAGTAAAGCGGCAGCAGGAAAAGAAGGGCTCAAGCTTTTTGGGAAGTTCCTGGAGAGAGGAAGGAGCGAGGAGGGAGTTGATGTGCGTGAGACTGGCGTCGGTGAGCGGTCCATGAAGACGGGCTTTGGCTCGCCGTGGATAGGGGTGTCGGCCACGGTTCAACACGCCGGCGGCAAGGTCTGCAACTGA